A portion of the Heliangelus exortis chromosome 28, bHelExo1.hap1, whole genome shotgun sequence genome contains these proteins:
- the LOC139788317 gene encoding neurturin-like has translation MKVWKFAAIASMLLSSMLSILVCRDMLNGSWTSSPLPSSLSSSRASSSSSSSSPSSLLPVAPRRSPRALHRRSSLLTQYSSLLESYTEGEIRQLLSALVERYSQAMNSGGHELPLFPRAGSRRKRARARHKPCALKELEVSISELGLGYESEETVLFRYCSGTCEAAVRSYDLSLKSMRSRRRIKKEKVRARPCCRPLAYDDGVSFLDTYNRYYTVSELSAKECGCV, from the exons ATGAAGGTATGGAAGTTTGCAGCCATTGCATCGATGCTCCTCAGTTCCATGTTATCCATTTTAGTTTGTAGAGACATGCTCAACGGAAGCTGGACATCCAGCCCCTTGCCTTCCTCGCTGTCTTCTTCACGggcatcttcctcctcttcctcctcctctccctcctccttgctGCCGGTGGCTCCGCGGAGATCCCCACGGGCCCTGCACCGCCGCAGCTCTCTGCTCACCCAGT ACAGCAGTTTGTTGGAGAGCTACACGGAGGGGGAGATCCGGCAGCTGCTCTCGGCGCTGGTGGAGCGCTACAGCCAGGCCATGAACTCGGGCGGCCATGAGCTGCCCCTCTTCCCCCGGGCTGGCAGCCGCAGGAAACGCGCCCGCGCCCGCCACAAACCCTGCGccctgaaggagctggaggtgagCATCAGCGAGCTGGGCCTGGGCTACGAGTCGGAGGAGACGGTTCTGTTCCGGTACTGCAGCGGCACCTGCGAGGCTGCCGTGCGCAGCTACGACCTCTCCCTGAAGAGcatgaggagcaggaggaggatcAAGAAGGAGAAGGTGCGGGCCCGGCCCTGCTGCCGCCCGCTGGCCTACGATGACGGCGTCTCCTTCCTGGACACCTACAACCGCTACTACACCGTCAGCGAGCTCTCGGCCAAGGAGTGTGGCTGTGTGTGA